The Psychrobacillus sp. FSL K6-2836 nucleotide sequence AAAACGCAGGGACACATGTTTGGATAGCGGTCATTGGTTTCTTGCTAACTGGAATTGGGTTGCCGTTTTTAGGTACTTTAGCAATGGGATTCTCAGGAAGTAAAAATTTACAGGACCTTTCTAGTAGAGTACATCCTGTCTTTGCGGTAATCTTTACCTCACTTCTTTACTTAACAATAGGACCATTTTTTGCTTTGCCAAGAACAGGAGCCGTTTCATTTGAGGTTGGTATTCTGCCATTCTTGAATCAAGAACATGCTCAAATTGGATTATTAGTCTTTACTCTTGTTTTCTTCGGACTCACATTATGGCTATCATTAAATCCATCAAAAATGGTGGATAATGTCGGGAAATATCTTTCTCCTGGAATTATAATAGGATTATTCTTCTTATTACTATTTGTAATTTTTAAGCCAATGGGAGCCTTTGAAGAACCGCAGGGGAACTATGTAACAAATGCCTTTATGACTGGATTTACAGAAGGTTATAATACGATGGACGCATTAGCATCCTTAGTATTTGGTATTATCGTAATTCAAGCAATTCGTTCCATGGGTGTGACATCGACAAAAGGAATCCTTGTTGCTACAGCGAAATCAGGCGGAATTGCTATTTTATTCTTAGGATTAATTTATGCTGGAATTGCTTATCTAGGGGCTACTAGTGTGAACCTATATGGACTATTTGAAAATGGTGGTCCAGTATTAAGTGCTGCATCGGAGCATTATTTCGGGTCATTTGGAGCTATACTTTTATCTGTTATCATCTTCTTGGCGTGTCTAACGACAAGTATTGGTCTGACTACTGCATGTAGCGAATACTTCCACACGTTAATGCCAAAGATTAGTTATAAAGCATTTGTCATTTTCTTTAGTGTATTCACATGTATCATTGCAAACTTTGGATTGTCTAATATTATTACGTATTCCATTCCAGTACTAATGTTATTGTACCCATTAGCGATTGTATTGATATTCTTAACCTTCTTATCACCATTGTTTAATCACGCAAGACTAGTTTACGTTAGTGTAATGTTCGTAACGTTCTTAATAAGTATTGTAGACGGTTTAAAAGCTCTTTGTGGATCGTTAGAAATTGAGTATTTTAGCTGGTTACAGCCAATCGTAAGTTTTTACGAGAACGTATTGCCATTTTATAGTGTAGGTTTAGGATGGTTAATGCCTTTCGTAGTAGTAACGCTCGTGACAGGAATCATTGCGAGATTTGAAAAAACGGACATAAAGTCAGTGTAATTAAAAGGTGACCATGGAGGTTGTGAAAGCAACTCTTACATGGTCACCTTTTTTATTATTCAAGCCACTGTTTATACTCTGTTGGACATTCTTGCTCTATATGTCAGTTAAACCAGTTGTTACATTTTCCTTACTAACATTCACTAGTGTTACATTAGATTTCTCGTTATTGGCAATATTCAAGGTTGCTTCTAGTATTTTGCTATTCATATCGGATTCATCTATAGCGACAAGATTATTCATTATCCTTTCATTCCAAAACTATATTTTTTACTGTAGTGCAGGACCTATATATCGCTCTCTGGCTGCACCAAGACCAAATATAAAGAGTAGGATCGATGCGCCAACCAATATTAAAAGTGGAATCGTCCAGCTATTAGTTGCATCATGTATAAAACCAAATAGGGTTGGGCCAACAGCCGCAAGCAGGTATCCAATCGATTGAGCCATACCTGATAATTCCGCAGCCTGTTGCGCATTCCTTGTGCGTAAGCCAAAAAACATCATGGATAGGCTAAATGCGAAGCCTCCTCCTATGCCTAGAGCGATGATCCACAAAACGATTAATTTAGAACTACCGTATAGTAACCCAAACGTCCCGATTAAAAGTAAAATCGATGTAATAGTCACTAACGAACGTTGACCGGACATGCGTCCAGCAATGACCGGGACGATGAAAGTAAAAGGAAGAAGAGCTAAAAGCATAACGGAAAGCATCAAGCCGGACTGACTCGAATTCAATCCCTGCTGCTTAAGAATTTCTGGCAGCCATGCAACAAGTACATAAAAGATCATGGATTGCAGTCCCATAAACAGGGTTACCTGCCACGCTAGTGCCGAACCCCACAAATTCACATGACTGTCAGCCGTTTTATTATGAACGGTATCCCTTTTTACGTTACGATGTTTCATCTGTGGTAACCAAAATAAAATAGATATAAAGCTTAAAACGCCCCAAATTTCCAATGCACCTTTCCAGCCAAATCCCATTCCAAGGGCAATAGGAACGCTTACACCAGACGCTATTGCTCCAAATAAATTCATAGAAATGGAATATACACCCGTCATTAAGCCAATGCGTTCAGGAAATTCACGTTTGATCAGGCCAGGTAACAATACATTACCGACGGAGATAGCCAAACCAAGAACAGCCGTACCGACATATAAAGCAACAACTCCTGAAAGGGAACGTATAATAATACCAACAGTCAGAAAGACAATGGAACCAAAAATAATTCGTTCCACCCCAAGTTTTTGTCCCAATTTAGGTACAATAGGTGAAAGAAGCGCAAAAGCTAATAACGGCAGGGTGGTAACCATTCCTGCCAATGTATTTGAAATATTCATATCATCCTTGATAAGACCAACTATTGGTCCTACTGAGGTTAAAGATGCCCGTAAGTTAGCAGCAATAAATACAATACCAACAATCATTATCCAAACGGCAGATTTGCCAACAGTTGAGATGGCTCCTTTATTCTCCTTTTTAATTATTTGGTCCATTGAACTCATCCTAGTTCCTCCTAGCTTTTTGAAAAACTCATATATTGTAGTTTGTTCATTATGATTTACTGTAAAGATGAATGATATAAGAAAGAACATATTTTCATAACTAACCACAATTGGTATATTATAATATATAATTCACTAATTAATAAATACTATAATATATTTATTTGAGTTTGTCTATCCTTAAATAGAGAACTGTTTTAAATAAATTAAAAAAATGCCCCAATCCATTAGGTGGATTGAAGCATTACTTGTATCAGGATAAGCTAGGAGAAAAGAAATTTAGATTCCGTATTTCAATATGATATGGAGAACAACAACATCGTTGGTATGATTGGCATATGAATGTGTGCCATCTGTAGAAAAACTAATCGAATCATATTGATTCAAGATATATGAATCATTATTAACATTAATTGTAATTGTTCCGGACATGATAGTTGCAAGTTCAGTTGTATTATGATGATGTTTTTCCGGATGGTAGGAGCTATTTGGCTGTAAATAAGCACGGTACATTTCCATATCATTATTTGTATTTTGAAAAATTGGCTCAATTGCCCAGTTATTTCCGTCCCCAACAATTCTTAGCCCTTCCCCGGCCCGAGAGAGATTCACATTATTTTCAGTTGAGAATAAAGCCATAAGTGGAATGGATAAGCTTTTTGAGATTTTCCATAACATCCCTATTGTTGGATTTGTTTCTCCGCGTTCTATATTTCCTAGCGTAAGCTTACTCACACCCGATAATTCTGATAAATCTTCAAGACTTAAACGCTTTTCTTTACGAAGTTTTTTAAGTACTGCTCCTACTTGTAAAACAACTTGTTTTGGATCCTCAGTTTCTAAATTCATTTTAAGTCACCCTTTGCAATATCATGGGAAAATATAAAATAAAATAATTTTTTTAATATTATAGTGGATAAAATAATAATGAACAAACCAACTTATATATTATCATATACAAAAAGGGTAATTATATCTATAAAGTATGCCCCCTGCCACGCTTTTCTTACTATTCTACTGTTTGGGTGCTGTTAAGAAATTGATTCTCAACAATAGACCCTAACCCAATGAATCAACTTTGATTTGTCGTATGCCCTAGATTCTACTTTTCTTCTATTTTAAAATTCTTCTATTGTATAAATCCAATTTGCACGCATTACTTCTGCTAGTTCCTTGGTGTTGTTTTCGCGGAATGCACGAATTAGATTCTCGTGTTGCTCAACAGAATATTCTCGTAAGACAATTTTTTCATAGTAAAACAATCTACGTACATGTGCTTGAAGCATTTCTACCATGGAATGTATGTATGGATTATTGGCAGTATCAACAATGAGCTGATGAAACTCTTCATCTACTCTTAGGGCTGTAGTAAATTCTTTTGCTTGTAGAGCTTCGGAGAATTCTCTATTTTTTTCTTCTAATAGACTTAGTGCTTCTTCATCCATATTAGGACTCGCAAGCTCCGCTGCAAGCGCTTGCAATACTGCCAATGGCGGCAAGAGATTATTAATATCCTCTTTTTCTACTGGTGTGACCTGTGTTGCTCTCCCTGGTTGCATCGTTACAAAGCCTTGAGACTCCAAAAGTTGTAAGGATTCTCGAATGGGCGTTCTACTCACCCCTAAAGCTTGTGCAAGTTCGATATCGTTTAGCTTCTCATCTGGTTGTAAAGTACCGTCTATAATCCATTGTTGTAGCTGGTTGAAAGCATGTAGCTTAGCAGTTGTACGAACAGGCTTAGTATGATTAACTGGAATAGGCATAAAACGATTCCCCCCTTCAATTATCTTAATTGTATAACAATATTATACAACATATTATACAATATATCGCACAGAATTGGTAAAAATTTATTCTACTAGTAATTGTACGGTAATAGATTTCACATCAATGACGGATTGCTCCTTCATAATTTCTTGCATAATAACTTCTTTAAAATAGTTTATACTAGTTTCTAATGGGATATGAAGAATTTTTCTTAAAGCTGTTTCATACATATTCACAAATTCAATATCCGTATTTCCACGTTGTAATTCAGCAAAGGCTTCATATACTTGATCCAATTTATCAGCTAACTCAAGTAAACGGCCTTCAATAGTATCGTCTTTTCCTTCTTTCATTCGGTCAAAAAATACAGGCTGAAATTCTTTTGGGATCTCATCCAATATGAACTTCTCCATCATTTTTTCTTCTACATGAGTTAGCATTTGTTTAAGCTCAGGAGATGCGTGCTTAACTGGTGTTTTAATGTCTCCGATAAAAATTTCAGCGAAATCATGGTTGATCGTTTTTTCGTAAAGTGATTTCCAATTAATAGTCGCACCGTTATTCTCTTCTAGTGTTGCAAAAAACATAGCGTATTGAGAAACTTTCCATGAATGAGCAGCGACATTATGCTCTTCAAATTTAAAACGTCCGGGACATCGGATAATTCTTTCTAAATCGTTCATGCTCATAAAAAATTTATGTATACCCATTAACAACCACTCCCTTAATATTAATCATACTGCAAAAACAAAAAAATACCATACTAAAACACTCTGAATGGAAGGTGAGATAAAATGATTCCCTCTTTGATAAACCAATTAACTTATATCTCCAATACAATAACCCAGTTATTTGATTATATAGACGAAAAGCTACTTTCTAAACGTCCTATTGAAAATAAAATGTCTGTTTGGGAAGTTTGTGTGCATCTTGCTCAAATACCCCAGGCAGATTTAAATATTTGCAAAGGATATAACATAGATCAAATGCAGTTATATTATGAAGAAAGTAAACCAGTTAATATACAAACTGCTAAAGAACAATTTTTGGAAGGTATCCAGGAGGTTATGAAGCACATAGATCAACTTACGGAGGAAGCATTCTCAAAGGAATTTACCACCTATTGGGGAAGCAAGTATCGCCTAGAAGAGTGGTTTCTACAAATCATGAATCACTTAGTTCATCATCGTATGCAACTGTATTCGTATTTGCTTGTATTAAAGGTAGATGTGCAAGTTGTTTTATTTCGCTGATTTTTGGGTAATCCTTAAGTAACCCAAGGAGGAATTTAAATGACAAAATACGATAAATTAAAAAATACATTAGAAAAGCGCTTTAAAGAGTTAGAGCACCAGAAGCAAAATGAAGAAGAGTTTGAAACGACTGAGTTATCCAACTATGACAATCATCCTGCGGATAATGCGACTGATTTAACCGATCAGCATACTCGATTGGCATTAAATAGACACTTTGATGAGGAAATGGTAGATATTGAAAAAGCATTAGCTGCTATCCAGGAAGGTACATACGGGAAATGTGCGGAATGTGGGGAAGAAATCCCACTTGCTCGTTTAGAAGCTGTTCCTACAGCGCTGACTTGTGTAGAGCATGCTCATCAAGAGGTCAATGAAGAAATTCGTCCTGTAGAAGAATCGCTTTTAAATTCTACTACAGATCAGCCTGTGGAGGATGAAGACGATAGACTTCGCGATTATTCCAACAGCTTTGAGACACTAGAAGAGGTTGGTTCATCTGATACACCACAAGACAAGCAGTGAAATGGATAGAGGTGTCCTTAAGTTCTTACTAGACTTTAGGGCATTTTTTGAGGTAAGTATATAAAAATATGCGGAGAACACTGAGTTCATGATACTTGAGTGAATGAATAATACTGTGATTTCCGTTACAGATGGACGCGTTCCGCAGGCGCAGCTTCAATCTCCTCGTCACTGCGTTCCTGCCGGAGTCGCCACCTTGCACTACCATCAATATAATGTGTAGTATGCAGGCAAAAAGATAGAGCATAGGCTATCGCTTAGATGATAATAGTGGTCAAAGTTAATATAGTGATAAAACCATCTGTTGAATCAAAGGTACTATTCTGTTATGAAGGATGATGAAAGTAGATTTCCTTTTTTACTAGTGGAACTCAAGAGAGATAGTAAGTAGTTACTAAATAAAGAATCCAAATAGCGAACGAAACTGCATCTTCGTGAGCTTGCTCTATGAATAAGAAAGTATCTTTTCTCTAGTTATCCAAAAACGCACTTACCTGTTTCTGAGGGTTGTAAGAGGTCGAAGTATAGACAAACGCCATAAGATTACCGAAAAAAAGGGATGCTGGTAGGTTATGAGGGTCACAACCTACCAGCATCCCTAAAAATTCACTCGGTAATCATATAGTAAAATGTCTGTCCAAAGCCCTTTGAATACGATAGTAACAGGTTTGACCTTAAAGGACTGGTCATCTTTTTTGCCCAGTTTTTTTGTGTTGGGATTGAAATATTTAGTTCATGTAACGATAAGATAAAATATTTAGAGAG carries:
- the brnQ gene encoding branched-chain amino acid transport system II carrier protein, which codes for MKTKLSFSNHLVIGVMLFALFFGAGNLIFPASLGQNAGTHVWIAVIGFLLTGIGLPFLGTLAMGFSGSKNLQDLSSRVHPVFAVIFTSLLYLTIGPFFALPRTGAVSFEVGILPFLNQEHAQIGLLVFTLVFFGLTLWLSLNPSKMVDNVGKYLSPGIIIGLFFLLLFVIFKPMGAFEEPQGNYVTNAFMTGFTEGYNTMDALASLVFGIIVIQAIRSMGVTSTKGILVATAKSGGIAILFLGLIYAGIAYLGATSVNLYGLFENGGPVLSAASEHYFGSFGAILLSVIIFLACLTTSIGLTTACSEYFHTLMPKISYKAFVIFFSVFTCIIANFGLSNIITYSIPVLMLLYPLAIVLIFLTFLSPLFNHARLVYVSVMFVTFLISIVDGLKALCGSLEIEYFSWLQPIVSFYENVLPFYSVGLGWLMPFVVVTLVTGIIARFEKTDIKSV
- a CDS encoding helix-turn-helix domain-containing protein → MNLETEDPKQVVLQVGAVLKKLRKEKRLSLEDLSELSGVSKLTLGNIERGETNPTIGMLWKISKSLSIPLMALFSTENNVNLSRAGEGLRIVGDGNNWAIEPIFQNTNNDMEMYRAYLQPNSSYHPEKHHHNTTELATIMSGTITINVNNDSYILNQYDSISFSTDGTHSYANHTNDVVVLHIILKYGI
- a CDS encoding YfbR-like 5'-deoxynucleotidase, producing the protein MGIHKFFMSMNDLERIIRCPGRFKFEEHNVAAHSWKVSQYAMFFATLEENNGATINWKSLYEKTINHDFAEIFIGDIKTPVKHASPELKQMLTHVEEKMMEKFILDEIPKEFQPVFFDRMKEGKDDTIEGRLLELADKLDQVYEAFAELQRGNTDIEFVNMYETALRKILHIPLETSINYFKEVIMQEIMKEQSVIDVKSITVQLLVE
- a CDS encoding GntR family transcriptional regulator, with product MPIPVNHTKPVRTTAKLHAFNQLQQWIIDGTLQPDEKLNDIELAQALGVSRTPIRESLQLLESQGFVTMQPGRATQVTPVEKEDINNLLPPLAVLQALAAELASPNMDEEALSLLEEKNREFSEALQAKEFTTALRVDEEFHQLIVDTANNPYIHSMVEMLQAHVRRLFYYEKIVLREYSVEQHENLIRAFRENNTKELAEVMRANWIYTIEEF
- a CDS encoding CynX/NimT family MFS transporter, with translation MSSMDQIIKKENKGAISTVGKSAVWIMIVGIVFIAANLRASLTSVGPIVGLIKDDMNISNTLAGMVTTLPLLAFALLSPIVPKLGQKLGVERIIFGSIVFLTVGIIIRSLSGVVALYVGTAVLGLAISVGNVLLPGLIKREFPERIGLMTGVYSISMNLFGAIASGVSVPIALGMGFGWKGALEIWGVLSFISILFWLPQMKHRNVKRDTVHNKTADSHVNLWGSALAWQVTLFMGLQSMIFYVLVAWLPEILKQQGLNSSQSGLMLSVMLLALLPFTFIVPVIAGRMSGQRSLVTITSILLLIGTFGLLYGSSKLIVLWIIALGIGGGFAFSLSMMFFGLRTRNAQQAAELSGMAQSIGYLLAAVGPTLFGFIHDATNSWTIPLLILVGASILLFIFGLGAARERYIGPALQ
- a CDS encoding TraR/DksA C4-type zinc finger protein; this encodes MTKYDKLKNTLEKRFKELEHQKQNEEEFETTELSNYDNHPADNATDLTDQHTRLALNRHFDEEMVDIEKALAAIQEGTYGKCAECGEEIPLARLEAVPTALTCVEHAHQEVNEEIRPVEESLLNSTTDQPVEDEDDRLRDYSNSFETLEEVGSSDTPQDKQ
- a CDS encoding DinB family protein; this encodes MIPSLINQLTYISNTITQLFDYIDEKLLSKRPIENKMSVWEVCVHLAQIPQADLNICKGYNIDQMQLYYEESKPVNIQTAKEQFLEGIQEVMKHIDQLTEEAFSKEFTTYWGSKYRLEEWFLQIMNHLVHHRMQLYSYLLVLKVDVQVVLFR